AGGATCAGTCACCGATATCTAAAAGGAATGATGGTGTTGATAGCCCTTATTTTAATACTGGGAGGATGCCACAAGGTGAATAAAGACGAAGATGCTGAACTGATCAGTAAGGCGAAAGCTACGGCTGTTCAATATTTGAAGGAAAAATACGAACTAGACGTTGAAATCACATATGCAAAAAAATTTCCTCCTTATGTAACAAACAAGGTAGATATAAGTGGCAATGTAATAGGTCATGCAGAAGAGGATTTTACGATTTCTGTAAACTATGAAAATCAGGAAACTTCGAATTTTGCTATAAGTCCCGAGCTAAAAAAGGTGCTTATTGAAAATGGGACTTATCCAGGCTTTCAAGATAAAAAGAAAAATCACTAGATCAGAGGAGTGTAAATAGTATGAGTTCACTTCAAGTAAGTGACGAAACTTATAAAATAATGTCTGAAATGGCCTATAAAAAAATGAAAAAAGGTGCTGAACCATCAGAAGAACTCCCCGGCTGGAAAGTGTTAGACACGCTCGATCGCGAGGATTCGGGACTTGCCGCTGTCACATTTTACAACGAAGAAACGGAACAGGCCGTTATCGCCTACCGTGGGACGGAAACGGATGATCCACAGGATCTGTATAACGATGTGACTCTTGCACTTCCTGAAATTAACCGCAAAATTCACGGTAGTTTGAATATTCATTCAGATGAATATAATGAAAAAATGAAAAAAATGGACGACGCTTTAGGGTTCACGGCGTTTAACAACTGGATGGGAGAGAAAGAAAAAAGCGTAGATAAGGCTTTGTTCGGCAGCTCGAACCAGTTCTATCAGGCAGAGGACTATGCGAAGGATATACAAAACAAGTACAAAAACTACAACTTCTCGCTAACTGGACATTCGCTGGGAGGAGGGAATGCACAATATGTAGCTGCTTATACAGGGTTAAATGCGGTTACATTCTGTGCGCCTTCGGTCATTTCCAGTCTGACACCGGAGTACAGAGAGAAAGCAGAAAATGGTGAGTTTGACCATCAAATTACGAATTTTCTGCATCCCAGTGATATGATAGCTAGCTTTATTGGGGGAGGGTACGATCTTCACGTAGGAGCTTCCTACCATATTGACAATAATTATCAAACAGCTAATGAAGGCTTAGGACTAAAAGAGAGAGTGGACAACACGTTGGGTGGGCCTTCCTATCACTCACTCAATCATTATAAGTTTGATAAGAATGGCTATGTATCCAACCCGCTATATGATCCTGTAACAGGCGAACGAATCGCGGAATCTCCGCGTATTCCATCTGACTTTAACCTAATGGAAACGGTGGACGGCTGGATACAGCAATTAGGACAGACCTTAACTCAATTCCAAAAGGCAGCGCTGGTAACGGCGGCAACATCTGCTTCAGCAGGTACGATTCAAGTCATGCCGGAGCATCTACTCGCTGTAGCTGAAAAATGGAAGGCGAATGCACAACAATGTGATGCAGATTTCCAACGTGTCAGAGCCAGGCTTTCACGCTATTTGCACAGTAGTCAGAGTCGGCGGTTGCAGCCGATTGTAACACAGCTTGACTCCTCCATGATGGAATTTAGTCAGTGGCATTTACGGACGACTAATGAATTTCTTTACAATCTCGAGTACAAAATAGAGCAGTTTATCCAGGCAGATATTAGCTAATAACGCTAATAACAAGGTACTAACGATATAGAAAAATGAATACATAGGAGGTGGCCAGTAATTTGAACGGACAATTACGGGTCGAACTGGAAGAGCTATTGCTTGCCGAAAAGGAGCTGACCTGGCTACTCGCCAAACTTCGCACAGATGAACAAGCGGCACGTGTATTATATGGGCGTCTGCATGAATGGACTGGGCATTCGGCCAATGCTATCAGAGACCAAATTGAAGCTTTTTTTGTCGGGTTAACGAACAGAATTCATACTTTAGAGCAACAAAAGGCAGAGTTAATTCAGTATGTTGAATTGATGAAACGTACAGACGCTGTACAGTAATGAAGGTAGAGAAGTTTTTACAAGCTGCACATAGCAGGATACAATGGAAGTGTTAGAGAAAGGAGACGGATACTTTTGCAAAATGAAGAGAAAAAGACCGATTCCAAATCCGGCTCATCCAAATGGTACCTTGGTAGTGCAGCAGCATTGCTTCTTCTGAAAGGCAAGTCGTTACTTGCCCTTTTAAAATTCAGTAAATTTGGCGGTGCGCTGATATCTATGGCGATAACGATTAGCACATATGCGATCATTTACCCGTGGGGATTTGCGGTCGGCTTCGTGTTGCTGTTGTTTGTACATGAGCTGGGACATGTATTGGCCGCCAAGCGCAAGGGGCTTCCCGTATCAGCACCATTATTTATTCCTTTTCTCGGTGCGCTGATCACCATGAAACGTCAACCTTTGGATGCGCAGACAGAGGCTTATGTGGCCATGGGCGGCCCGTTACTGGGGACGATTGGGGCTATGGCAGTATACGCAGGAGCCTATGCAACAGACAGTCCCCTGTTGTATGCGCTCTCGTATGTCGGCTTTTTCCTGAACCTGATCAACCTGCTGCCGATTCATCCGCTCGACGGAGGACGGATTTCCACGGCAGTGACGCGTTGGCTGTGGCTGGTGGGTCTATTGGGTGGAATTGTAGTCGTAGTATATTTAAAATCCTTTTTATTTTTCTTGATATGGGCGTTCTTTGCCTACGATTTGTACAAAAAATATGTTAAACGCAATAAAGAAGAGGCTAAGGTCCAATCCTTTTTGCAAAAGCCACTGGTGAACGTACAGCATCTGTATGAACAAGGATATCCGCTGCCTGGACCGGAGCACACGCGCAGATTATCTTTTAATACCTACTCGGATTTAGAGGGGCAGCAATATGTGACGGTGTATATGGAAAGTCTGGATGTGGAGCAGACACTTCTGCTGCCACAGCAGTGTCTTGTCCAGGATGTATGGCTGAACGGTGTGGAACATATACCGACGCCGGATGCGTACCAGCTCAGATTGCTGTGTGGGATTGATTATATTCCGTTTGAAAATGATAAGTATTACGAAGTACCCGCATCATCGCGCTGGAAATTCGGCATCGGTTACTTGGCTTTGGCCGTATTCCTGATGGGGATGATGTATGTGGTGCACCAGCATATAGGGGATATTAGGCTGTGATCCGAATGATGAGAGCTTGGTGAAGATTTTAGATCATTAAGGCAACGGTACAGCTTGTAGAAAATAGAGACAAAAGAGCGCGACAGCCGCAATATTCGGTGTCACGCTCTTTTTTTGGGTTGAATAACACGGTGGAGCCTTTGCTATCCGTCCTTATATCTTAATCCTTTGTTCATTAGTAATCGGTTTTAACGTTTGGCGGTATTTAAGTGGGCTGGTGCCTGTCCAGCGCTTGAACTGTCTGCTGAAATGAGCCAGACTGGAGTATCCGAGCAGGGAAGCTACCTTGTTGAGTGGTAGATTGGGCTGCTGGATCAACACCTTAGCTTCATGCAACTTGGTTTCCGATAGATAGTGACGTGGTGAATAGCCGTATACCTTGCGGAACACTTCCTGGGCATAGCCAGGACTGATCCCGAGAGAAGCCGCCACATCTTCAAGTCGGAACGCTTGCTCGCCAGATTCATCTTCCCGATAAGGCTTAAACCTCGATTGAATAGCTTCCATGATGGCCTTGGCATATTGAACGGATGAAGGCGCAATTCTGGGCTCCAAACTGGTAGATATCATTTGCGAGAATATCCCGAATAGCTCAAATAAGGCAATCTGCATGCGAAAACGGTCTGCTGTCGTATATTCTCCGCTTTTCCGCACCATGCCAATCCAGCTATGGACAACCTTTTGCAGCTTGGCATTCGTTTCAGTACCCGCCGGAAAAAAGAGCTGATTGCTTTTAATCATTTCCTGACGGAATAATGGATCATCGACATTAAAATGAGAGCTAAAATAGTACATGCCGTTTGGGGAAACACACTGACTCACATGTTTAAAACCCGGCGGAATGATTAAAATATCACCTTCTCCAACCGAATATACGTTATTTTCCATAATCGTTTCCTGACGACCTTCTAAAATGAGTGCAATTTCAAAACCGATATGAGATTCCTCCGGCATGCACCAATCCGCTTGGACCCGGTGAATATGGGCGCCAAAAAATTTCACATTCCAGTCAATAATGGGCAGCCATTGGCAATCATGAAATAGAGATGGATCAACATCAGGATTTAATATCATCAGATCACCTTCGATTAGGGTAAATTTTACACCGCTTAGACAATCTCATTGTATCTAACATTTAACTATAATAAAAGAGCGCTTACAAATGCTATTGTATAAGCTTTTATATAAAAGAAAGTGCTTATATATAGACATTTTGAAAGTGATGCGGATTATGTTGACATATCTGTTTCAATTATCAGTACTCTATTTGTACTAGCCCGTATATGGAATGCACTTAGTGCTCCGATCTTCGGAGTGGCTGGAATCGAATTTTGCAAAATCCTGATGAACCTAATTGGAGGACGACTTGATGAAAAAGCTACTGTACGGTGTTGCCTATTATGATGAATATATGCCATATGACCGTTTGGACCAGGATATCCAAATGATGAAGGATGCGGGCATCAACGTGGTGCGGATTGCGGAATCCACCTGGAGTACGCATGAACCGCAAAATGGCGTGTTTGATTTTACTTCTGTGGATCGGGTGCTGGACGCCATGCATAAGGCGGGCATTGAAGCCATTGTGGGGACGCCCACCTATGCCGTACCCACGTGGCTGGTGAAGGAGCATCCTGATGTATTGGCGACAACGCCTCAAGGGCCGGGCAAATATGGTGCTCGCCAGATTATGGACATTACGAATCCGGTTTACCTGTTTCATGCCGAGCGAATCATACGCAAGCTGATCGGACGGGTGAGTCAGCATCCGGCGGTCATTGGCTTTCAGACGGATAATGAGACCAAGCATTACAACACGAGTGGGCCTAATGTGCAATTGCAATTTGTAAAGTATCTGCGAGAGCGGTTCGAATCGCTGGAGGAGCTAAACCGCAAATTTGGTCTGGACTATTGGAGTAATCGCATCAATAGCTGGGGGGACTTTCCTTCAGTGGTCGGAACGATTAATGGAAGTTTGGGCGCAGCCTTTTCCCAATTCCAGCGCAAGCTGGTGACGGACTTTCTGGCATGGCAGGTCGCGCTGGTGAAGGAATATAAGCGGGAGGACCAATTTATTACGCAAAACTTTGATTTTGAATGGAGAGGTCATTCCTTTGGTGTTCAGCCAGACGTGGATCACTTTGCGGCATCGCAAGCCTTTGATGTGACTGGGGTGGATATTTACCATCCATCACAGGATGACCTGACTGGTATTGAAATTTCCTTCGGTGGCGATGTGGCACGTTCGACGAAAAATAACAACTATCTAGTGCTAGAAACGGAAGCGCAGGCTTTTACCCACTGGGTTCCCTATCCGGGGCAATTGCGTCTGCAAGCGTTCAGCCATCTGGCTTCAGGGGCCAATATGGTGGCATACTGGCACTGGCATTCCATCCATAATTCCTTCGAAACCTACTGGAAGGGTCTGCTGAGCCATGATTTTGAGCCGAATCCAGTGTATGAGGAAGCACAGACCATAGGGAAGGATTTTGCAAGATTGTCTCCGCATTTGGTCAACTTGAAAAAAAAAAATAAAACGGCGATTCTGGTCAGCAACGAAGCATTGACGTCAATTGACTGGTTTAAATTTAATATGAGTAGTCCGTTGAATTACAATGACATCGTACGTCGTTTGTATGACGAGTTGTATAAACTGAATATCGGGACAGATATTGTTCATCCAGGTACAGAATCGTTTGACGACTATGATCTCTTGATCGTCCCGGTTCTCTATTCTGCCCCAGATGCACTACTGGAGAAGCTGAACCGATATGTGGAAAAAGGTGGTCATGTAGTATACACATTCCGAAGCGGATTTACCAACGAGCATGTGCAGGTGAGAACGTCCCGACAGCCGGGCGTGATTAGCGAAGCCTGCGGCATTCATTACAGCTTGTTCGTGGAGCCGAAGAAAGTGACGCTTAAGAATAATCCTTTTGGGGTGGCACCAGAGGACAATCAGGTAGATACGTGGATGGAGCTGATTACCCCGACGACCGCCGAAGTATTGGCCTATTACGATCACCCGCATTGGGGCAAATATGCAGCAATTACGCAAAACCGCTATGGTCAGGGAACAGCGACCTATATCGGCTGTATCGTCAGCCCGGCGGTCATCCGCGAACTATTCAGCTCTGTAGCCAAAAAGGCAGGAGTATGGGGACTGGATCAGGAAACGTCTTATCCGATCATTGTTAAATCCGGCACGAATGAGCTAGGACGGACAATCCGGTACT
The Paenibacillus peoriae DNA segment above includes these coding regions:
- a CDS encoding beta-galactosidase; amino-acid sequence: MKKLLYGVAYYDEYMPYDRLDQDIQMMKDAGINVVRIAESTWSTHEPQNGVFDFTSVDRVLDAMHKAGIEAIVGTPTYAVPTWLVKEHPDVLATTPQGPGKYGARQIMDITNPVYLFHAERIIRKLIGRVSQHPAVIGFQTDNETKHYNTSGPNVQLQFVKYLRERFESLEELNRKFGLDYWSNRINSWGDFPSVVGTINGSLGAAFSQFQRKLVTDFLAWQVALVKEYKREDQFITQNFDFEWRGHSFGVQPDVDHFAASQAFDVTGVDIYHPSQDDLTGIEISFGGDVARSTKNNNYLVLETEAQAFTHWVPYPGQLRLQAFSHLASGANMVAYWHWHSIHNSFETYWKGLLSHDFEPNPVYEEAQTIGKDFARLSPHLVNLKKKNKTAILVSNEALTSIDWFKFNMSSPLNYNDIVRRLYDELYKLNIGTDIVHPGTESFDDYDLLIVPVLYSAPDALLEKLNRYVEKGGHVVYTFRSGFTNEHVQVRTSRQPGVISEACGIHYSLFVEPKKVTLKNNPFGVAPEDNQVDTWMELITPTTAEVLAYYDHPHWGKYAAITQNRYGQGTATYIGCIVSPAVIRELFSSVAKKAGVWGLDQETSYPIIVKSGTNELGRTIRYYFNYSEQAGSVVYPHGDGKELIGEHAVTQGETLPLEPWGVIIIEEA
- a CDS encoding AraC family transcriptional regulator; translation: MILNPDVDPSLFHDCQWLPIIDWNVKFFGAHIHRVQADWCMPEESHIGFEIALILEGRQETIMENNVYSVGEGDILIIPPGFKHVSQCVSPNGMYYFSSHFNVDDPLFRQEMIKSNQLFFPAGTETNAKLQKVVHSWIGMVRKSGEYTTADRFRMQIALFELFGIFSQMISTSLEPRIAPSSVQYAKAIMEAIQSRFKPYREDESGEQAFRLEDVAASLGISPGYAQEVFRKVYGYSPRHYLSETKLHEAKVLIQQPNLPLNKVASLLGYSSLAHFSRQFKRWTGTSPLKYRQTLKPITNEQRIKI
- a CDS encoding site-2 protease family protein, producing MQNEEKKTDSKSGSSKWYLGSAAALLLLKGKSLLALLKFSKFGGALISMAITISTYAIIYPWGFAVGFVLLLFVHELGHVLAAKRKGLPVSAPLFIPFLGALITMKRQPLDAQTEAYVAMGGPLLGTIGAMAVYAGAYATDSPLLYALSYVGFFLNLINLLPIHPLDGGRISTAVTRWLWLVGLLGGIVVVVYLKSFLFFLIWAFFAYDLYKKYVKRNKEEAKVQSFLQKPLVNVQHLYEQGYPLPGPEHTRRLSFNTYSDLEGQQYVTVYMESLDVEQTLLLPQQCLVQDVWLNGVEHIPTPDAYQLRLLCGIDYIPFENDKYYEVPASSRWKFGIGYLALAVFLMGMMYVVHQHIGDIRL
- a CDS encoding lipase family protein, whose product is MSSLQVSDETYKIMSEMAYKKMKKGAEPSEELPGWKVLDTLDREDSGLAAVTFYNEETEQAVIAYRGTETDDPQDLYNDVTLALPEINRKIHGSLNIHSDEYNEKMKKMDDALGFTAFNNWMGEKEKSVDKALFGSSNQFYQAEDYAKDIQNKYKNYNFSLTGHSLGGGNAQYVAAYTGLNAVTFCAPSVISSLTPEYREKAENGEFDHQITNFLHPSDMIASFIGGGYDLHVGASYHIDNNYQTANEGLGLKERVDNTLGGPSYHSLNHYKFDKNGYVSNPLYDPVTGERIAESPRIPSDFNLMETVDGWIQQLGQTLTQFQKAALVTAATSASAGTIQVMPEHLLAVAEKWKANAQQCDADFQRVRARLSRYLHSSQSRRLQPIVTQLDSSMMEFSQWHLRTTNEFLYNLEYKIEQFIQADIS